From Paenarthrobacter sp. A20:
CCGAGCAGCAACTGTCACTGGACACCGGGCTGTCGCTGACTACTGTGCGCCGGGCGTTCGAGGACCTGGTGGACAAAGGGCTGGTGGTCCGGCGGCAGGGTGCCGGAAGTTTCGTCGCCGCACCGCAGCGCTCGCAAAAGCGTTCCCGATACGTGATTGGTGTCCTCCTGCCGGACACCCAGCTTTACTACCCGCAGGTGCTGCAAGGCATCGAGGAACACCTGTCCTCCCGCGGCGCGAGCCTGCAGCTTTCCACCTACCACTACGACTTCACCCGGGAGAACGCCAGCATCGACTTCCTCCTGGACGCCGGCGTAGATGGGCTCATCCTGGTGCCTACGCTGACCGGCCTGGACAATCCCCAACAGCGGGTGGCCGAGCTCATGGCCCTGCCGGTCCCGGTGGTATTGCTGGAGCGGAGCCTGGACGATTTGGGGCCGGGAGACCGGACCGAACACGTCTGCTCGGATCACCAGGGCGGAGCGTACGACGCCGTGATGCACCTCCATCGCTTGGGTCACCGAAAGATTGGGCTGCTCACGCGGGCGAACGAGGCCGCGCGCAGCAGCAACCCAACCCAGGCCGCGGTGATCGCAGGGTATGCTGCCGCCGTCGAAGCGTTGGGACTGGACACAACCGGGCACTACGACATGGCGTTCAGCGCCACCAAGCCGGAATGGGAGGCGGATCAGGCCGAGCACATGTTCCGGCTTCTTGCAGGCAGCGGTGCAACGGCGGCTTTGGTGTTCGGCGACCGGGAAGCTGCCCTGTTGGAAGGGGCCGCGGGGAGGCACGGGATCCGCGTACCGGAGGACCTTGCGTTGGTTTCCTATGACGATGAAATGGCTGATCTCGCGCAGATTCCCCTCACTGCGGTGTCCCCTGCCAAGCATCGGCTCGGCGTGATGGCGGCCGATGTCCTGTTGCGCCGGTTGACCGAGGGCGACGCTTGCCCGCTGTACCAGATCCGTTTGCGGCCAAGGATCGTGGTTCGTGATTCCTGCGGGGCCAAGCTCGTTAGCCATCTCTAGTTCGTTGCGGGGCCTGCTCTGCATCCTTTTCAGGGCCAAATAGCTCGCAGAACAGGCCCCGCAACAAGGTTTCTAGCGGCGGAGCTTCACCACCCGTGCCTGCCCGCTGAGCCCGGTGGTGTCCAGCGTCAGGGTCGTCTTGCCCGCAGTGTCCGTTCCCAGCGTGCCCGCGCCTTCCAGCACGCTTGACCACGTGCCTTCCGGCAGGGTGAGCGTGAGGCTGGCCGCCTTTTGCGTTGGCTCGCTGACAGCCAGGCTCAGGACGTTGCCGTGCCGGGAAAACACCACGCATGCCGGGCCGGAGGCGCCAAGGTCGCCTGCCGTTCCGGGCTTCCAGAACGTCGCTGCGGTGGTCTTCTCGGCTGTGAATTCCACCGACTGCGCCGTGGCATCGTTGCGGATCACCACGTGCTTGTTCCCTTTCGCCAGCTTGCCGCACTCCTTCGCCGACGCCCCCGGGGCCACCAAGTAGGCGTAACTCTTCGGTCCAGCACCCGCACCGTGATCGACGTAGATGGTTGCGTAATTCCGCTGTTGCACGGTGGTGCTGCCGTTGATGTTCACTCCCGACCAGCTTCCGGAACGGCCTTCCCGGAGCACGGTGAGCTGCGAGGAATCGAGCACGGCATAGCCACCGAAACCTTCCAGGTGGACCCAGCGATCGTCACTCAGCACAGCAGCGTTGCCCGGCGTTGCCGCAATGGTGCCCGACGCCGTCGTGAGTGCATTGTTGCCTTGGTGGAGGTTGCGGTGGTCAACGATGCTTTCCACCCTGGCTCCGGAACTGGTGGTGATATCGGCGCCGAGGCAGACGGCGACGTCGCCGCTGACGAACCAGGACTTCCGGGCCGACAGGCCTGTGCGGCCGGGACCCACCAGGTGCTGTCCGACGGCGGCCACCTCACCAAGTGCGGCGGACCCGGTCCACTCATTGGCCGGGACGGCAGCACCCCATTCACCTTCCACCTTGTCCGGCAACGGGGTGGTGTCCACCGTGGTGCCGGGAAGGCGGTTGTAGTTGGCGGTGGCCCAGAAGGCGTCGTCGTACTGGCCCAGGTCCGCGGTGTGGAAGTAGGTCATGCCGGAACCGGTGTGATACCCGCGGTTGTTCTCCCCGTTGCCGCATTCGTACCAAGCGATGCGGTTACTGGCCATGGACAACGACAAAGCCCACCCGGTCCCCCGGTGGATGGTGCGGTCCATGGCCGGGAAGAGCCGGTGTCCCGGGGATTCAGGCACAGGCGCGACGCCGGCCGCCAGCAGCTCTTTGACCAGGGCCGTCCGGGGCACGCTCGCCCCAGTCAGGATGGGGCGATAAGTGTTGCGCGTGATCCAGCCGGCGCAGAGCCCCCGCCACCTGCTTGCCGTCGCGCTGTCCATGGCACGGGCCAGGAGCAGGATGGCTTCTATGCTGGTCGCGGCAAGGTCGTATCCCGTGTTCGCTTCGCGGCTGATGCTCCTGCCACGGACGGAATCGGCCATGGCTCCGTTGATGATGAGCGGCGCGAACGATCCCTCGACGGCGTCGAAGAAGATGCTGCGCGATGGGTCGGAGACCTCGAAGCCAGTGCCGCCAAGCAGTGCGAAGAGTTTGGACAGTCCGTTCAGCAGCACTACACCGTAGGAGCCCGTGTAAGGCGTAGTGCTGTGCTGGATGAAGGAGCCGTCCCGGAAGATTCCATCGCCGCTGGTGACGTACTGCCACACCTGGCTAAGGCCGGCGATGGCGTGCTGGAGCTTGGGCGTGTCCTCCCCGGCCAAGGACCGGATGATGATTCCCTGGCACAGGTCCACGCGGTTCGCTCCCACTGAGGTGATCTTGCCGCGCTTGGGCGGGAACTGCAGCCACGGGTCGGGGACAAAGTGATCGATCGCGGCAGAGTAGGCCTGGATCTCAGCGGCGGAGAGCTCGGCGTGAAGCAGCACCATGGTGTCGGCCAAGGCCCGGGGCACACCGATCTCCCACGACCACCAGTTGCCAACTTCTTCCTTGGCGTCGTTGTAGCAGAGCGTATTGGCGTCAGCGAGTCCCGCTTTGATGTCTGCCAGCACCGAGGCATCCCCAAACACCGCCGCGGTGGGTGTCGCCCAAGCCGTGGCGAGTTGGGAGAGGCGGGTGTACGTGGTGACCATTTCCGCGTCCTTGGCGAAGGACAGATCCGTGAAGACCGACGTCCGGCCGGGCGCACGGTTGAGCTTCGCCAAGGAGTCAGCTGCTTTGCTGTTCAGGGCCGTGATCGCTTTGGCGAAGTCCGGATCGCCGGCCTGGATGACATTTCGCCCGGTAATCTGGTCCACCCAGCGGGTTCGCAGCGCTGCGAATTGCGCGGCATCCGGTGCTGTTTCGGCCCATGCATTCCGGGCAAACATCGAGCTGACCACTGCTGCCAAAGACAGGGCACCGGCGCCCTGAAGAAGGGTCCTGCGAGGGAATTGAAGTGACAAGGAGTTGCTCCTAACACTCGTGGATGGGCATGGTCCGGCGTCTTTTGGCCGGTGCCCTCCACTGGCTTGCGTTGTAGTCAACGCGAGGTGGTAGGGAGGAATAAAGCAGTACCTTGCCTGCGCATCTGAACGTCGGGTCCCATTTCTGTCATGCCCCTTGGGTAGAGTGCTCCCCATGGATGACAAAGCGATGTTGCTCGGTTATTTGCGGCTCCGCAGGGCGGACCTGCTCGGAAAACTGGACGGCCTTGGCGAGTATGACGCCCGCAGGCCCATGACGCCCACGGGCACCAACCTGCTGGGCCTTGTGAAGCATGTGGCCAGCGTGGAGTTGGACTATTTCGGGGTGACCTTCGGGCGGCCAAGCGGCAGGGACATGCCCTGGCTGGCCGATGACGCCGAACCGGATTCCGATATGTGGGTACCCGTCACCGAGACGCGTGAGCAAATCCTGGAGCTGCACCACTTCTCGGCCAAGCACAGCGATGAGACCATCGAGTCCCTCCCCCTGGATGCTCCAGGTGTGGTGCCGTGGTGGTCGGAAGAGAAGAAGGACGTGACGCTCCACCAAATCCTGGTTCACATGTGCGTCGAGACAGCCCGCCACGCAGGACATGCAGACATCATCCGCGAGCTCATCGACGGCAGCATTGGGCAAAGGCCGGGGGATCCGAACATCCCGGGCCGTAACTCCGAAGAATGGGCAGCCCATCGCTACCGTATCGAGGAAGCAGCCCGGGAGGCTGACCGCCGCCACTACTGAACTTCCCGCCGCCCTGACCTTTCACAGCCCACGCTTATGTTGGGCAAACCTCCGGCGTAGCCTTGCTCCGTACAAATGAGGAATGACTCCTCCACAGACTGAAAACCGTAAGGGCGGCCGGACCCGGCGCGTCGTCGTCTCCGCCGTCCTGGCGGTCACTCTCTCTGCCGGGGGTGCCGCAGCCTGGGCCCTGGACCGTTTTGTTATTCCGCACGCACAGATCACCAACGTCTCCGAATACGAAGCCAGCCAGGCCGGCACTACGACAAACAGCTCGACCGATGAGACGTCCGCGGACACGTCCGCGAGCGCCGTGGTCACGGATACCTCCTACACCTCCGGCGATACGGGCGTCACCGTTTCCACGGTGACCACCGGCAGCGGCGACGACACCGTCACTTACTACGTTGCCGACGTCGTGCTTGATGACGCCACCACGCTGAAGTCGGCGTTCGCTGAGGATACCTACGGCGAAAACATCACGGAGAACACCTCTGCGATCGCCGAAGACCACAACGCTGTCTTCGCCATCAACGGCGACTACTACGGCTTCCGGGACACGGGCATCGTGATCCGCAACGGCGTGGTGTACCGGGACGAAGGTGCCCGACAGGGGCTCGCGTTCTACAAGGACGGCACCGTCAAGGTGTACGACGAAACCACCACCACTGCCGAGCAACTCATAGCCGACGGGGTCTGGAACACGCTCTCCTTCGGGCCGTCGCTGCTGGACAACGGCGAGATCGCTTCTGGCATCGAGGACGTGGAGGTGGATACCAACTTCGGCAACCACTCCATCCAGGGCGAGCAGCCACGCACCGCCGTGGGCGTCATCGACGACAACCACCTGGTGTTCGTGGTGGTCGATGGCCGCAGCCCGGGCTACTCCGCCGGTGTCACCATGACCGGCCTCGCGCAGATCATGAAGGACCTGGGCGCCACCACCGCGTACAACATCGACGGCGGCGGCTCCTCCACCATGTACTTCAACGGCTCGCTGGTGAACAACCCGCTCGGTGAGAACAAAGAGCGCGGCACCTCCGACATCCTCTACATCGCCCAGTCATGATCATCCTGATACCGGCCTACGAACCGGACCACCAGCTCATCAACCTCGTCCAAAAGCTCCAGGAAGCGGACCCGTGGCTGACCATCGTGGTGGTGGACGATGGCTCCGGACAGGACTTCCAGGACACGTTCGACGCCGCCGCCCGGCTGGGGTGCCATGTGCTCAGTTACGCCGTGAACGGCGGCAAGGGCCATGCGCTCAAGAGCGGTTTCGCCTTCATCGCGGAGCGCTTCCCGGGCCACGACGTTGTATGTGCCGACAGCGACGGACAACACGGGGTGGCCGATATCCTGGCCGTTGCCGACCGTGTCCGCCACGTCACGGCATCGATGGTCCTTGGCTGCCGGAACTTCAGCGGTGATGTGCCGGCCCGCAGCAAGTTTGGCAACACGGTGACCCGGGGGCTGTTCAGGCTCGCGACGGGTCAACGGATCACAGATACGCAAACCGGGCTCCGGGGCTACCGGGCTGACATGCTCCCGTGGCTTGTCTCGGTCCGCGGCCAGCGGTACGAGTACGAACTCAATCTGCTGCTCGAGGCTCAACAGGCCGGCTACGGCATCGACAGCGTGGAAATAGCCACGGTCTATCTGGACCACAACTCGGGATCGCACTTCAGGCCTGTGGCTGACTCGATCAGGATCTATGCGCCGTTGCTGAAGTTCCTCGGCTCGTCGCTGTCCGCGTTCGCGGTGGACCTGGCAATGTTCGTCATCCTCAGTGCCTTCACGGATTCGCTCCTGGTGGCGGTGGTGGGAGCCCGACTGGTCAGTGCCTCGGTGAATTTCATGGTCAACCGCCGGGTGGTGTTTGAGCACGGCAAGGACACCTCGCTCCGCGCCGCGGCTACGGGCTATGTGGCCTTGGTGATTGTCCTGCTGGCCGCCAACTACACCGCCATCTGGGCCCTCACCTCCATCTCGATTCCGGACCTGCCCGCCAAGATCCTCACGGAGGCCGCGCTGCTGTTTGTCAGCTATGCCGTGCAGCAGCGCTTCCTGTTCGTCCGCAAGTCCCGCGCCTCCGTAACGGCACGGGCCGTTCAGTCGGAGCCAGCCGCCCCTGAAACACATATCCCAGCCTTGGTCCCGGCACAGTTTCAGCACAGCATGACCGGGAAAAGTGGAAACCAATCCCCCAAGAGATTCCGGAGTAACTGATGAACACCATCATCCTCATCGCGGCAGACCTGGCCGCCATCACCATTTTGACGCTCGCCCTCTACCTCCGCCGGCACAGGCGTCGTGACTTGGTAGTTTCCTACCTCGGCATGAACGTCGGCGTCCTGGCAGTGGCAACGGCGTTGTCGGGTTCGGCCGCAGGGGTTGGCTTGGGACTTGGCTTGTTCGGTGTTCTCTCCATCATCCGGCTCCGTTCCACGGAACTCGCCCAGCACGAGGTGGCCTACTACTTCTCCGCTCTGGCACTGGGCTTGATCGCCGGCATCGGGGTGGAGCCGCTCTGGCTGACCCTGGCCCTCATGGCGCTGGTCCTCTTGGTGATGTTCGTCGGCGATAACCCACGGGTCCTCCCTGCCTACCGCCACCAGACCGTGGTCCTGGACCGTGCCATCAACAACGAACCAGAGCTTTACGCCCGGCTGGAGGAAGTCCTCAACGGTACGGTCCACTCGGCCACCATCCAGGAGCTGGACATGGTCAACGACAAGACGATCGTGGACGTCCGGTACGCTGTCCGCGCGCAGCAGCAGCCGCGACACGCAGAGCTTGGCTTCAACCAGCCCGCAGGCGCACTCTCCCCTGCACCCCAGGAACTGCCGGCACAGTCCACGCAGGAGCAGGCAACGCACGCCCAGCCGTCCGTGCCCACCTCGGCAGGTGTAGCGTGAGCCGCGTCGACGCCCAACCGATCATGCCGCAGCTGGGCGACCTGCCCGCCGTCGGACTTGAAGAACTCACCACGGAAGCCGCGCTGCTGACCCGGGTCGACCGAAAGTATCTGGTTCCGTCGGCGACTGCCCGCAAGATCCTCAGCACGTTCAGCGCTGAAGCCCGCGTCCTGGAAATGGACGGGAAGCGGACCTTCGACTACGACTCCGTGTACTTCGACACCCCCGGGTTGGACAGCTACATGCTGGCCGCCCATGGACGCCGCCGGCGGTTCAAGATCCGAACGCGGACCTATGTGGACAGCGCCGTCAGCTTCCTGGAGGTCAAGACCGAAGGCGCCCGGGAGGCAACGGTCAAGGAACGGATCCCCTATGAGTTGTCCGACCGGGACCGGTTGACCGAGGAAGGCCTGGCCTACATCAATGAAACCTTGGCAGCCACGATTGGCAATGTCAGGTTCGGACCGCTGGAGCCAGTCCTGTCCACGCGATACGACCGCACCACCTTGTTCCTTCCCGAATCAGGAAGCCGCGCGACCATCGATACCGACGTCACCTGGCAAAGCCCCGACGGCCACCCATGGATGTTGGACGACGCCGTAGTGGTGGAGACGAAGTCCGGCTCCGCCCCTGGCCCTTTAGACCGGCACTTGTGGGCACACGGCGTCCGGCCGTGCCGCATCTCGAAGTTCGCCACCGGCATGGCTGCACTCCATCCCGAGCTGCCGGCCAACCGCTGGAACCAAACCCTCCGGCGCCGGATGCCCCTGCGCCCCCTCCACTGATTTTCCCTCCACAGACTTAGGAATCCCACTATGCGCTCCTTCCGCACGTCCCTTTCCGTTGCCGCAGTCGCCTTGGCCATATCGTTGGCCGGCTGCTCCACGGCCGCCACCAACTCGACGTCCACCGGCATCACAGGCACGTCCACCACGACAACCACCACCCAGCAGGCAGTCACCGCAGCCACCATCGAAGAGGACACCCACTACGACAGCGACGACCTCACGTGGGACGCCGCAACGGAAGTGGCCATCAGCCTGGCCGACGGCGGCAGCAAAGTGACGTCGTCGTCCTCCACCGGCGTGGCGGTGGACGGCAACACCGTGACCATCAGCGCGGCCGGAACCTACCGCCTCAGCGGCTCGCTCAGCGACGGCCACATCGTGGTGGCCGCGGGAGAGGAAGATACGGTGCGGATCATTCTGGACGGCGTGGAACTGGGCAACTCCGCAGGTTCGCCTTTTGTAGTGCAGAGCGCGGACGAAGCAATCGTGTACTTGGAAGACGGCAGCACCAACACGTTGACCGATGCCACCACCTACGCCGACCAGGGCGAAGACGCCCCCAACGCGGCGCTCTATTCCACGGCCGACCTGACCATTGCCGGCACAGGATCCCTCACCGTCAACGGAAAATCCAACGACGGCATTGTCTCCAAGGACGGCCTGGTGCTGGCCGCCGGGAAAGTCACCGTTGACGCCGTGGACGACGGAATCCGCGGCAAGGACTACACGGTCCTGCTTGACGGCGCCTATCAGGTGACCGCCGGCGGGGACGGGGTGAAGGCGGACAACGACACGGACGAAGGCCGCGGTTGGCTGCTGGTGAGCGGTGGTTCCTTGACCGTCAACGCAGGCGACGACGGCGTGAAGGCCTTCAACACCCTGACCGTTTCCGGCGGTACCGTCACCGTGGCCGAATCCGAGGAAGGCTTGGAGGCGCAGCACATTTCCATCACCGGCGGCGACGTCACCGTCACAGCGAACGACGACGGCGTGAACGCCTCGGGCGGTTCGTCCACCAGTACCGATGGCGGCGCCGCGGCTGGTGGCGGCGGTCCCATGGGCGGCGGCGAGATGGCGGCCGGTGACTACACAGTGGACGTGTCCGGTGGAACGCTGACCATCAATTCCGAGGGCGATGGTTTGGACTCCAACGGCAGTGCCACCATTTCGGGCGGAACGGTGGTGGTCAATGGCCCCACCAAGGAAGGCAACGGCGCCTTGGACGTGAACGGCGAGCTGGTAGTCAGCGGCGGAACCGTGGCCGCAGCAGGCAGCGCGGGCATGGCGGTCACTCCGGGGACCTCGTCCACGCAGTCGGGCGTGCAACTGACCTTCAACTCCTCGGTATCGGCAGGCACTCCGGTGCACATTGTTGATTCCTCCGGCGCCGTAGTTGCCACTTTCGTCACCACCAAGACCATCGCGTCACTGGTGTACTCCTCCTCTGCCATCACCGATGGCGAAACGTACACGGTATATACGGGTGGCAGTGCCGATGCGAAGGCCGGTTTGACCACAGGATCCATCGACGGAGCCGAAGACCAGGGCACCGTAACGGCTGGTCAGTACACCCAGGCACAGGGCCCGGGCGGTGGCGGCGGCCGCTGGTAGGTCCGGTGGGCGGGGCGGAGCGCGATCAGCCCCGCCGTCGGGCGCTGCTGTGTCCCCCCGCACGAAGGTGGCCACCCCTGCAAGCCTCCCCCGCAAACTTGATGCGAACTTGAGCCAATCGAAAAGGTTCCTTGATATAGCGGCGCCACGCTGGAATCAGTCGAAGCACCAATACCGAGGGGTTTCGGCAACGAATCTCAAGTATGAAAGACATCGATGTGGGGGACGCAATGGAGCAGTCATCAGCACTAACCGAGGTGGTGTCCATCAAGGGCATCATCCAGGACCAGCACCCCGTGGACTTCTACGCATTGGGCGTCGCAGGATGCATCGACCGGCTCGCTGCACCGCTCCGCCTCAACGGAGTGAAGGTGCAATGGCACACCCCGCATCACGGCATCGAAATCTCATCCTCAGCCGCCGCGCTCCTGTATCACGTGGCGCAGGAGACCTTCAGCAACACCCTCAACTACGCCAACGCGAGCGAGCTCACTGTGCGCCTCAACGCCGTCTACCACGGCATCCAGCTCACCATCACGGACGACGGCAGCGGTTTTGAAATCCACGCCGCGCCCAGTGGCCGGCGGCACGGGTTTGGGCTGTTGCTGATGTCCATCGCAGTGCACGACGCCGGCGGGACAGTCGACATCGACTCTGCAGTCGGGCGGGGCACCAGCGTGAGGGTGACACTACCGCTGGATTGAGTCCGATTTGGGACCTGATTTGGGCTCCCAAGCATGGCCCAAGCGCGTTGCCGGACGTATTCTGTAGCTACTTTTCAGCCTGACATCCCGACGGAATGGCACGAAAATGGCGCAGAACAAGGGTCCCAAGCTCGGTCTCGGCAAGGTCCTCCTCAGGGTCTTCGGGTACTTCTTCATCAGCATTCTTTGCGGCGTGCTGATCTCCGGCCTGGTGGTGCCTGTCGTTGCTTTCACCAGCACCACTGTGGGCGGGTCGATCGGATTCTACGAGAGCCTGCCAAGCCAGCTGAACGTCGATTCGCCGTCGCTCTCCAGCACCGTGGTCACAGCGGACGGCCAGCACATCGCCACGTTTTACGCTGAGAACCGGGTAAAAGTTCCCCTTGATCAGATGTCTCCCTTCATCCGCGAGGCAATTGTCGCCATCGAAGACAACCGTTTCTATGACCATGCCGGTGTGGATGCGCAGGGCATTATCCGAGCGCTGAGCTCCAATCTGACCAAGGGAACCAGGCAAGGTGCCTCCACGCTGACACAGCAATACGTCACCAACGTGCTCAACGAATCGCGTCTGTCCGAGGGACGCCCTGAGGATGTGGTGCTCAGCGGCCAGAAGACCATGG
This genomic window contains:
- a CDS encoding carbohydrate-binding domain-containing protein; the encoded protein is MRSFRTSLSVAAVALAISLAGCSTAATNSTSTGITGTSTTTTTTQQAVTAATIEEDTHYDSDDLTWDAATEVAISLADGGSKVTSSSSTGVAVDGNTVTISAAGTYRLSGSLSDGHIVVAAGEEDTVRIILDGVELGNSAGSPFVVQSADEAIVYLEDGSTNTLTDATTYADQGEDAPNAALYSTADLTIAGTGSLTVNGKSNDGIVSKDGLVLAAGKVTVDAVDDGIRGKDYTVLLDGAYQVTAGGDGVKADNDTDEGRGWLLVSGGSLTVNAGDDGVKAFNTLTVSGGTVTVAESEEGLEAQHISITGGDVTVTANDDGVNASGGSSTSTDGGAAAGGGGPMGGGEMAAGDYTVDVSGGTLTINSEGDGLDSNGSATISGGTVVVNGPTKEGNGALDVNGELVVSGGTVAAAGSAGMAVTPGTSSTQSGVQLTFNSSVSAGTPVHIVDSSGAVVATFVTTKTIASLVYSSSAITDGETYTVYTGGSADAKAGLTTGSIDGAEDQGTVTAGQYTQAQGPGGGGGRW
- a CDS encoding polysaccharide lyase 8 family protein, translating into MSLQFPRRTLLQGAGALSLAAVVSSMFARNAWAETAPDAAQFAALRTRWVDQITGRNVIQAGDPDFAKAITALNSKAADSLAKLNRAPGRTSVFTDLSFAKDAEMVTTYTRLSQLATAWATPTAAVFGDASVLADIKAGLADANTLCYNDAKEEVGNWWSWEIGVPRALADTMVLLHAELSAAEIQAYSAAIDHFVPDPWLQFPPKRGKITSVGANRVDLCQGIIIRSLAGEDTPKLQHAIAGLSQVWQYVTSGDGIFRDGSFIQHSTTPYTGSYGVVLLNGLSKLFALLGGTGFEVSDPSRSIFFDAVEGSFAPLIINGAMADSVRGRSISREANTGYDLAATSIEAILLLARAMDSATASRWRGLCAGWITRNTYRPILTGASVPRTALVKELLAAGVAPVPESPGHRLFPAMDRTIHRGTGWALSLSMASNRIAWYECGNGENNRGYHTGSGMTYFHTADLGQYDDAFWATANYNRLPGTTVDTTPLPDKVEGEWGAAVPANEWTGSAALGEVAAVGQHLVGPGRTGLSARKSWFVSGDVAVCLGADITTSSGARVESIVDHRNLHQGNNALTTASGTIAATPGNAAVLSDDRWVHLEGFGGYAVLDSSQLTVLREGRSGSWSGVNINGSTTVQQRNYATIYVDHGAGAGPKSYAYLVAPGASAKECGKLAKGNKHVVIRNDATAQSVEFTAEKTTAATFWKPGTAGDLGASGPACVVFSRHGNVLSLAVSEPTQKAASLTLTLPEGTWSSVLEGAGTLGTDTAGKTTLTLDTTGLSGQARVVKLRR
- a CDS encoding bifunctional glycosyltransferase family 2/GtrA family protein; this encodes MIILIPAYEPDHQLINLVQKLQEADPWLTIVVVDDGSGQDFQDTFDAAARLGCHVLSYAVNGGKGHALKSGFAFIAERFPGHDVVCADSDGQHGVADILAVADRVRHVTASMVLGCRNFSGDVPARSKFGNTVTRGLFRLATGQRITDTQTGLRGYRADMLPWLVSVRGQRYEYELNLLLEAQQAGYGIDSVEIATVYLDHNSGSHFRPVADSIRIYAPLLKFLGSSLSAFAVDLAMFVILSAFTDSLLVAVVGARLVSASVNFMVNRRVVFEHGKDTSLRAAATGYVALVIVLLAANYTAIWALTSISIPDLPAKILTEAALLFVSYAVQQRFLFVRKSRASVTARAVQSEPAAPETHIPALVPAQFQHSMTGKSGNQSPKRFRSN
- a CDS encoding DinB family protein, encoding MDDKAMLLGYLRLRRADLLGKLDGLGEYDARRPMTPTGTNLLGLVKHVASVELDYFGVTFGRPSGRDMPWLADDAEPDSDMWVPVTETREQILELHHFSAKHSDETIESLPLDAPGVVPWWSEEKKDVTLHQILVHMCVETARHAGHADIIRELIDGSIGQRPGDPNIPGRNSEEWAAHRYRIEEAAREADRRHY
- a CDS encoding polyphosphate polymerase domain-containing protein, producing the protein MPQLGDLPAVGLEELTTEAALLTRVDRKYLVPSATARKILSTFSAEARVLEMDGKRTFDYDSVYFDTPGLDSYMLAAHGRRRRFKIRTRTYVDSAVSFLEVKTEGAREATVKERIPYELSDRDRLTEEGLAYINETLAATIGNVRFGPLEPVLSTRYDRTTLFLPESGSRATIDTDVTWQSPDGHPWMLDDAVVVETKSGSAPGPLDRHLWAHGVRPCRISKFATGMAALHPELPANRWNQTLRRRMPLRPLH
- a CDS encoding substrate-binding domain-containing protein, which codes for MPRKNLEPVQAEPASATVRDTAKQNLKFQNLSDNLRRGILAGTWAVGTKLPTEQQLSLDTGLSLTTVRRAFEDLVDKGLVVRRQGAGSFVAAPQRSQKRSRYVIGVLLPDTQLYYPQVLQGIEEHLSSRGASLQLSTYHYDFTRENASIDFLLDAGVDGLILVPTLTGLDNPQQRVAELMALPVPVVLLERSLDDLGPGDRTEHVCSDHQGGAYDAVMHLHRLGHRKIGLLTRANEAARSSNPTQAAVIAGYAAAVEALGLDTTGHYDMAFSATKPEWEADQAEHMFRLLAGSGATAALVFGDREAALLEGAAGRHGIRVPEDLALVSYDDEMADLAQIPLTAVSPAKHRLGVMAADVLLRRLTEGDACPLYQIRLRPRIVVRDSCGAKLVSHL
- a CDS encoding phosphodiester glycosidase family protein, coding for MTPPQTENRKGGRTRRVVVSAVLAVTLSAGGAAAWALDRFVIPHAQITNVSEYEASQAGTTTNSSTDETSADTSASAVVTDTSYTSGDTGVTVSTVTTGSGDDTVTYYVADVVLDDATTLKSAFAEDTYGENITENTSAIAEDHNAVFAINGDYYGFRDTGIVIRNGVVYRDEGARQGLAFYKDGTVKVYDETTTTAEQLIADGVWNTLSFGPSLLDNGEIASGIEDVEVDTNFGNHSIQGEQPRTAVGVIDDNHLVFVVVDGRSPGYSAGVTMTGLAQIMKDLGATTAYNIDGGGSSTMYFNGSLVNNPLGENKERGTSDILYIAQS
- a CDS encoding sensor histidine kinase, with product MKDIDVGDAMEQSSALTEVVSIKGIIQDQHPVDFYALGVAGCIDRLAAPLRLNGVKVQWHTPHHGIEISSSAAALLYHVAQETFSNTLNYANASELTVRLNAVYHGIQLTITDDGSGFEIHAAPSGRRHGFGLLLMSIAVHDAGGTVDIDSAVGRGTSVRVTLPLD
- a CDS encoding DUF4956 domain-containing protein; the protein is MNTIILIAADLAAITILTLALYLRRHRRRDLVVSYLGMNVGVLAVATALSGSAAGVGLGLGLFGVLSIIRLRSTELAQHEVAYYFSALALGLIAGIGVEPLWLTLALMALVLLVMFVGDNPRVLPAYRHQTVVLDRAINNEPELYARLEEVLNGTVHSATIQELDMVNDKTIVDVRYAVRAQQQPRHAELGFNQPAGALSPAPQELPAQSTQEQATHAQPSVPTSAGVA